The following proteins are co-located in the Streptococcus downei MFe28 genome:
- a CDS encoding flavodoxin, whose product MSKTLVLYFSMTGNTKRVAQKIAHRLQADTYEIQAQVPYSQADLTWTNDTCRANQEQNDPKSRPAFAGSLPDLSGYDTIIIGHPIWWGIPPRIIQTVLDKLNLTGKTIASFATSGGSIYAQSQELLTQEVGKNLLPGRVLSSDASIASWLQTWA is encoded by the coding sequence ATGTCAAAAACTTTAGTGCTTTATTTTTCCATGACTGGAAATACCAAACGGGTGGCACAAAAAATTGCCCATCGTCTACAGGCCGATACCTATGAAATCCAGGCTCAAGTACCCTACAGTCAGGCTGATTTGACCTGGACCAATGATACTTGTCGAGCCAACCAGGAACAAAATGATCCTAAGAGTCGGCCCGCCTTTGCAGGTTCCCTCCCTGATCTTTCTGGCTATGATACCATTATTATTGGCCATCCCATCTGGTGGGGCATTCCTCCAAGGATTATTCAGACGGTTCTTGATAAACTGAATTTAACTGGCAAGACAATCGCTAGCTTTGCCACCTCGGGTGGTTCCATCTATGCCCAATCCCAGGAGCTTCTGACTCAGGAAGTAGGAAAAAATCTGCTTCCAGGCCGTGTCCTCTCTAGCGATGCTTCAATTGCTAGCTGGTTGCAAACCTGGGCCTAA
- a CDS encoding putative quinol monooxygenase: MVSGNKQGQPTSKVVFEIYAHQKAYEEHVASGHFQRFAEFAREGFSDRQVIGLQPEVLLEKASKKTYLTGQAPHLRLARLEVKAQDTPVFKEIVAEEMQAALEKETGVLALLAGRDQAAPTVWYFFEVYADEEAYNHHRLTPHFQTYLERTAELVQDKDLLVFEDGRLISKGFLQE, encoded by the coding sequence ATGGTCTCGGGCAATAAGCAGGGCCAGCCGACGAGCAAGGTTGTTTTTGAAATTTACGCCCATCAAAAAGCTTATGAGGAACATGTCGCCTCGGGACACTTTCAACGGTTTGCCGAATTTGCTAGGGAGGGCTTTTCAGACCGCCAGGTCATTGGTCTGCAACCAGAGGTCTTATTAGAAAAGGCCAGTAAAAAGACCTATCTAACTGGGCAAGCTCCTCATCTTCGACTGGCAAGACTAGAAGTAAAAGCCCAAGATACCCCTGTCTTCAAGGAAATTGTGGCTGAGGAAATGCAGGCCGCTCTTGAAAAAGAGACCGGTGTCTTGGCTTTGCTGGCAGGTCGAGACCAGGCTGCCCCTACTGTCTGGTATTTCTTTGAAGTCTATGCAGATGAAGAGGCCTATAATCACCATCGTTTGACCCCACATTTTCAAACCTATCTTGAGCGGACGGCTGAGCTGGTTCAAGATAAGGACTTACTAGTTTTTGAGGATGGTCGGCTGATTAGCAAGGGGTTCTTGCAGGAGTGA
- the galE gene encoding UDP-glucose 4-epimerase GalE, giving the protein MAILVLGGAGYIGSHMVDYLVQKGQEEVVVVDSLVTGHRAAVHPSAKFYQGDLADQTFMRQVFSENPDLDAVIHFAAFSLVAESMEKPLKYFDNNTAGMIKLLEVMNEFNIKHFVFSSTAATYGIPEEIPIKETTPQKPINPYGESKLMMETIMKWSDQAYGIKFVPLRYFNVAGAKPDGSIGEDHGPETHLLPIILQVAQGVREKIMIFGDDYKTPDGTNVRDYVHPFDLASAHLLALDYLRQGNPSTAFNLGSATGFSNLQILEAARKVTGKEIPAEKADRRPGDPDTLVADSTKAREVLGWAPEFDNIEKIITSAWAWHSSHPKGYDDRD; this is encoded by the coding sequence ATGGCAATTCTAGTTTTGGGAGGGGCTGGCTATATCGGCTCCCATATGGTGGATTATCTGGTCCAAAAGGGCCAAGAAGAGGTGGTCGTTGTTGACAGTCTGGTGACTGGTCACCGAGCGGCTGTCCATCCATCTGCCAAGTTTTACCAAGGTGATTTAGCTGATCAAACCTTTATGCGTCAGGTTTTCAGTGAAAATCCTGACTTGGATGCTGTTATCCATTTTGCGGCCTTTTCTTTGGTGGCCGAATCTATGGAAAAACCGCTCAAGTATTTTGATAACAATACCGCTGGTATGATTAAGCTCTTGGAAGTCATGAATGAGTTTAACATCAAGCACTTTGTCTTTTCATCAACCGCAGCGACCTACGGTATCCCTGAAGAAATCCCTATTAAGGAAACAACCCCGCAAAAACCGATTAATCCCTATGGTGAAAGCAAGCTCATGATGGAGACCATCATGAAGTGGTCCGACCAGGCTTATGGGATTAAGTTCGTGCCCTTACGTTACTTCAATGTAGCTGGGGCTAAACCAGATGGATCAATTGGTGAGGACCATGGTCCAGAAACCCACCTACTGCCCATTATCCTTCAAGTAGCGCAAGGGGTTCGGGAAAAAATCATGATTTTTGGCGATGACTACAAGACGCCAGATGGCACCAACGTACGTGATTATGTCCATCCTTTTGACCTGGCCTCAGCCCATCTTTTAGCTCTTGACTATCTGCGTCAAGGCAATCCTTCAACGGCCTTCAATCTGGGGTCTGCAACAGGATTTTCTAATCTGCAAATCTTAGAAGCTGCCCGCAAGGTAACAGGTAAGGAAATTCCTGCTGAGAAGGCTGATCGCCGACCTGGCGACCCTGATACACTGGTTGCTGATTCAACTAAGGCTAGAGAAGTCTTGGGGTGGGCACCAGAATTTGACAATATCGAAAAAATCATCACAAGCGCCTGGGCTTGGCATTCCAGTCATCCCAAGGGCTATGATGATAGGGACTAA
- a CDS encoding TetR family transcriptional regulator codes for MKDKQQGRRQEILSATAKLYETIPYRDINLKAISQVTSISRPSIYNYFKTKEEIFLTLLEEEYRCWAQELLTLAKEPELSKEGLAQNLAQSLADRPLMVKLIANNMADFEDNSRDERIISFKAAYGQTLLAMDQALSQVLPDWSESRREDFIYSFFPYLFGLYPYTQATAKQKMAVEKAGVPFKPHSVYNLIYHLVRALVK; via the coding sequence GTGAAAGATAAGCAACAAGGCCGTCGTCAGGAAATCCTCTCAGCTACGGCTAAACTTTATGAAACCATCCCCTATCGAGATATTAATCTCAAGGCTATCAGTCAGGTGACTTCCATCAGTCGGCCCTCCATCTACAATTACTTTAAGACCAAGGAGGAAATCTTCCTAACTTTGTTGGAAGAGGAGTACCGTTGTTGGGCTCAAGAACTTCTGACTCTGGCCAAGGAGCCAGAATTAAGTAAGGAAGGACTAGCTCAGAACTTAGCCCAGAGCCTGGCTGACCGTCCTTTGATGGTCAAGCTCATTGCTAATAATATGGCCGATTTTGAGGACAATAGTCGCGATGAGCGAATTATTAGCTTTAAGGCAGCTTATGGCCAAACCCTGCTGGCCATGGACCAAGCCTTAAGCCAGGTTCTGCCCGACTGGTCTGAGAGTCGGCGGGAAGACTTTATCTATAGTTTTTTTCCCTATCTCTTTGGCCTCTACCCCTATACCCAAGCCACAGCCAAGCAGAAAATGGCGGTTGAAAAGGCGGGGGTACCCTTTAAGCCCCATTCTGTCTATAATTTAATTTATCATCTGGTGAGGGCCCTAGTAAAATAG
- a CDS encoding NAD(P)H-dependent oxidoreductase — MTTTIFAFHPNLKGVSRVNQALAKTAQEAGFDVRDLYALYPDFQIDVAEEQRVLEATDRIVLQFPMYWYSTPALLKEWLDRVLEYGWAYGSQGNALRGKEIILAFSQGANPEDYTTDGRFHTTTKELLKPLETIQYHTNLVFLPYFAVPGAMSINDEDLVKACQDHLEHLGQK, encoded by the coding sequence ATGACAACAACAATTTTTGCTTTTCACCCGAATTTAAAAGGAGTCTCTAGGGTCAATCAGGCCTTGGCCAAGACAGCCCAAGAAGCTGGCTTTGATGTGCGTGATCTCTATGCCCTCTATCCAGATTTTCAGATTGATGTGGCAGAAGAACAGAGGGTTCTTGAAGCAACTGACCGAATAGTCCTCCAATTTCCCATGTATTGGTATAGCACGCCAGCCCTGCTCAAGGAGTGGTTGGACCGAGTTCTAGAGTATGGTTGGGCCTATGGCAGTCAAGGCAATGCCCTGCGTGGCAAGGAAATCATCCTAGCCTTCAGTCAGGGTGCCAATCCAGAAGACTACACAACTGATGGGCGCTTTCATACGACGACTAAAGAATTGCTCAAGCCCTTGGAGACTATCCAGTATCATACTAATCTAGTCTTCCTACCCTATTTTGCTGTTCCTGGTGCCATGTCTATCAATGATGAGGACTTAGTAAAGGCCTGTCAAGACCATCTAGAGCATTTGGGTCAAAAATAG
- a CDS encoding YciI family protein — protein sequence MYLINITIKAEQVPENRADQLLAGHRAWFKEQFDQDHFLLVGPYKNRGMAGLVLAQAESRQALEDLLAKDAYYAEGLADYEVSEFTANLIADQLTDFRGQ from the coding sequence ATGTATTTAATCAATATCACTATAAAGGCGGAGCAGGTTCCCGAAAATCGTGCGGATCAGCTCTTGGCTGGCCATAGGGCCTGGTTCAAGGAGCAGTTTGACCAGGATCACTTCCTACTGGTCGGTCCTTATAAAAATAGGGGCATGGCTGGTTTAGTCCTTGCCCAAGCTGAGAGTCGTCAGGCCCTGGAAGACCTACTGGCTAAAGATGCCTATTACGCTGAAGGGCTTGCGGACTATGAGGTTAGCGAATTCACAGCTAACCTGATTGCCGACCAGTTGACAGATTTTCGCGGACAGTAA
- a CDS encoding helix-turn-helix domain-containing protein yields MLKENLIMLRKLKGFSQEKIAEKIAISRQAYGKWESGETIPNIEKCALLAEVYGVTIDSLIREYRVEDTPMAPAPEGKHIFGTAAISERGQIVIPKEVRDLFGLTGGCKLVILGDEKEGLALVRADKFEKEIKDILANAGMTTDR; encoded by the coding sequence GTGCTGAAAGAGAATCTGATCATGCTACGGAAGCTGAAAGGCTTTTCGCAGGAGAAAATAGCAGAGAAGATAGCTATTTCCCGTCAGGCATACGGGAAATGGGAGAGTGGCGAAACAATACCCAATATAGAAAAGTGTGCCTTGCTGGCCGAGGTTTACGGAGTCACCATTGACAGTTTGATCCGCGAGTACCGTGTAGAGGATACGCCTATGGCACCAGCTCCGGAAGGCAAGCATATCTTCGGAACTGCAGCAATAAGTGAGCGTGGCCAGATCGTGATTCCGAAAGAGGTGCGGGACTTGTTCGGCCTGACCGGCGGGTGCAAATTGGTCATCCTTGGAGATGAAAAGGAAGGACTAGCATTGGTCAGGGCTGATAAATTTGAGAAGGAGATAAAAGACATCCTTGCAAACGCTGGGATGACTACCGACAGGTGA
- a CDS encoding 1-deoxy-D-xylulose-5-phosphate synthase, whose protein sequence is MLEKIQSPADLKKLSQDQLEEVVVEARQALLEKTSHHGGHNGPNFGVVEMTVALHYVFDSPRDKFIFDVSHQSYVHKMLTGRAQAFLDPDHYDDVSGYTNPRESEHDLFTIGHTSTSLALASGVAKARDLKGQKSNVVAIIGDGSLSGGQAYEGLNQIATTGTNTIVIVNDNDQSIAVNPKGGIYTALRTLRETNGQAQDNLFKALGFDYYYLDKGNDLASLIALFQEVKDSDHPVLLHIHTQKGHGVTFMEENREAFHAGGPFNPETGQYLRGNSGPNYNSITGDFLLKKMKEDPTVIAVNAGTPMFLFSQEQRQEAGQQFVNVGIAEQEAATMSTGLAKNGAKPVWYVASTFMQRTYDQWWHDIALNNQSVTVLVHSASVNAMNDESHLGFFDIPFLSHIPNIVYLAPTNKEEHLAMLDWAIEQKDHPVAIRVPVGPLEETGQPDQTDYSILNKNQVTQEGSQVAIFGLGNFYGLAQEVAKTLEDQHGIKATLVNPKFITGLDKGLLDSLSAKHQLVVTLEDGLLEGGYGQTIASYLGNTDIKVQNYGIDKHFHDRYDRQELMAKNGLSVDTIVKNILQTLAN, encoded by the coding sequence ATGTTAGAAAAAATCCAATCCCCGGCAGACTTGAAAAAACTCTCTCAAGACCAATTAGAAGAAGTAGTGGTGGAGGCTAGACAGGCCCTCTTGGAGAAAACCAGTCACCACGGTGGACACAATGGACCCAACTTTGGTGTGGTTGAAATGACCGTGGCTCTCCACTATGTTTTTGACTCCCCTCGTGACAAGTTCATTTTTGACGTCTCCCACCAATCTTATGTTCATAAGATGTTGACGGGACGGGCTCAAGCCTTCTTGGATCCTGATCACTATGATGATGTATCAGGTTATACCAATCCCAGGGAAAGCGAGCACGACCTCTTCACCATCGGCCATACCTCAACCTCTTTGGCTTTAGCATCAGGCGTGGCCAAGGCTAGGGATCTCAAGGGTCAAAAGTCCAATGTTGTCGCCATCATCGGTGATGGTTCCCTGTCAGGTGGTCAGGCCTACGAGGGTCTCAATCAAATCGCCACAACTGGGACCAATACCATCGTTATCGTCAACGATAATGACCAGTCCATCGCTGTAAATCCTAAAGGTGGTATCTACACAGCCCTGCGGACCTTGCGGGAGACAAATGGACAAGCCCAGGATAATCTCTTTAAGGCCCTAGGTTTTGATTATTACTATTTGGATAAGGGAAATGACTTAGCCTCTCTGATTGCCCTCTTCCAAGAGGTCAAAGATAGTGACCACCCTGTTCTCCTCCATATTCATACCCAGAAGGGTCACGGCGTTACCTTTATGGAAGAAAATCGGGAAGCCTTCCATGCTGGCGGTCCCTTCAATCCTGAAACGGGCCAATACCTAAGAGGTAATTCAGGACCGAATTACAATTCTATCACAGGCGACTTCCTGCTCAAGAAGATGAAGGAGGATCCAACTGTCATTGCGGTCAATGCTGGAACCCCTATGTTCCTCTTTTCTCAGGAGCAAAGGCAAGAAGCTGGCCAACAATTTGTTAATGTCGGAATTGCGGAACAAGAAGCAGCGACCATGTCAACGGGTCTGGCCAAAAATGGGGCCAAGCCTGTCTGGTACGTGGCTTCCACCTTTATGCAAAGGACCTATGACCAATGGTGGCACGATATTGCCCTCAATAATCAGTCAGTAACGGTTCTGGTTCACTCGGCCTCGGTCAATGCTATGAACGATGAAAGTCACCTGGGCTTCTTTGATATTCCCTTCCTCAGCCATATCCCTAATATAGTCTATCTGGCTCCAACCAATAAGGAAGAGCACCTAGCCATGTTGGATTGGGCCATTGAACAAAAGGACCATCCCGTTGCCATTCGGGTACCTGTCGGTCCCCTTGAGGAAACTGGTCAACCCGACCAGACAGATTATTCTATTTTAAATAAGAATCAGGTCACCCAAGAGGGCTCCCAAGTTGCTATTTTTGGTCTAGGGAATTTCTACGGTCTTGCCCAAGAAGTGGCCAAGACTCTGGAAGACCAGCATGGAATCAAGGCTACCCTAGTCAATCCTAAATTTATCACGGGTCTGGACAAGGGGCTTCTAGATTCTCTATCCGCCAAGCATCAACTGGTGGTAACCTTGGAGGATGGTCTCTTGGAAGGTGGCTACGGTCAAACCATTGCCAGTTATCTGGGTAATACTGATATTAAGGTCCAAAATTATGGTATTGATAAGCATTTCCACGACCGCTATGACCGTCAAGAGCTGATGGCTAAAAATGGCCTTAGTGTGGATACTATCGTTAAGAATATTTTGCAAACACTTGCTAACTAG
- a CDS encoding cation:proton antiporter, with the protein MTGTFISLTLITFIAVVTPMVARLIPRQVVPETVILIAAGAIFGPHALNFINSDSEALKLLSDLGCAFLFLLAGYEIDPKVIVGKEGKKGFWTWVVTLAIGLAVAFFMPDIASGKQGLIATALLFTTTALGTLMPILEERGLTGTQIGNTIIAYGTWGEVATVIAMAILLSARSTWKTAVILGGMLVICIWLATLGNKAVQRGGAMYQFLHSKADTNSQMTVRVTILLMIVLVAFSSIFELDIVLGAFAAGFVLRFVIPEDSHMLEKKLNGIAHGFLIPLFFVMSGCGINLMAVAKQPGLLVTFILALILIRAIPIVISLSLEKDPDQRLDLHNRFSVAFYCTTALPLIVGITGIAVNDKFMSSDIASVLIAAGAITVFLMPYLGALTYTVVDIEPISAVREIFHSPKDVSAIIHRHFERERERAQQYRDYAAKRIAWGLDSIHDPQEREEMRAVLTKNKLETQDFRKEQFQRRKALYEKHRNSVKEVYSKYHGGQVPDDHFLRLLENHRFQEEDEL; encoded by the coding sequence ATGACAGGAACTTTTATTTCTTTGACACTCATTACCTTTATAGCTGTGGTGACACCGATGGTGGCACGTTTAATTCCAAGGCAGGTTGTGCCTGAAACGGTTATTTTGATTGCGGCAGGGGCGATATTTGGTCCTCACGCCTTGAATTTTATCAATTCGGATAGTGAAGCCCTCAAACTTTTGTCTGACTTGGGCTGTGCCTTTCTTTTCCTCTTAGCAGGTTATGAAATTGACCCCAAGGTCATCGTCGGTAAGGAGGGGAAGAAAGGCTTTTGGACCTGGGTGGTGACCCTGGCCATTGGTCTAGCTGTTGCCTTCTTTATGCCTGACATTGCTTCGGGTAAACAGGGCTTGATTGCGACGGCCCTACTCTTTACGACAACCGCTTTGGGAACCCTCATGCCCATTCTTGAGGAGAGGGGGCTGACAGGGACTCAGATTGGTAATACTATTATCGCCTATGGGACCTGGGGAGAAGTGGCAACGGTCATTGCCATGGCCATCCTGCTCTCAGCCCGGTCAACTTGGAAGACAGCTGTTATCCTCGGTGGCATGCTGGTCATTTGTATCTGGCTGGCTACCTTGGGCAATAAGGCGGTTCAGCGCGGTGGCGCCATGTACCAGTTTCTGCATTCCAAGGCGGATACCAATTCCCAGATGACCGTGCGGGTGACCATCCTTTTGATGATTGTCTTGGTTGCCTTCTCCTCCATTTTTGAACTGGATATTGTCCTAGGAGCCTTTGCGGCGGGCTTTGTTCTGCGCTTTGTTATTCCTGAGGACAGCCATATGCTGGAGAAGAAGCTCAATGGGATTGCCCACGGTTTTCTCATTCCCCTCTTCTTTGTCATGTCCGGTTGTGGCATCAATCTGATGGCTGTGGCCAAACAGCCTGGGCTTTTAGTCACCTTCATCTTGGCCTTGATTTTAATTCGAGCTATTCCTATAGTGATTTCCTTGTCCCTAGAAAAGGATCCCGATCAACGTCTGGATTTGCACAATCGTTTTTCAGTGGCCTTTTACTGTACGACAGCCCTCCCTCTGATTGTAGGGATTACAGGGATTGCGGTTAATGATAAGTTTATGTCCAGCGATATTGCTTCAGTCCTGATTGCGGCTGGGGCCATAACCGTCTTTCTCATGCCTTACTTGGGAGCTTTGACCTATACGGTAGTTGACATTGAGCCTATTTCAGCTGTGCGGGAAATTTTCCATTCGCCCAAGGACGTTTCAGCTATTATCCATCGTCACTTTGAGCGGGAGCGAGAAAGAGCTCAGCAGTATCGTGATTATGCGGCTAAGCGGATTGCCTGGGGTCTGGATAGCATCCATGACCCTCAAGAGCGAGAGGAGATGCGAGCTGTTTTGACCAAGAATAAATTAGAAACCCAAGATTTCCGTAAGGAACAATTCCAACGGCGCAAGGCTCTTTATGAGAAGCATCGCAATTCGGTCAAGGAGGTCTATAGCAAGTACCACGGTGGTCAAGTGCCAGATGACCACTTCCTGCGTCTCTTGGAAAATCACCGTTTCCAAGAGGAGGATGAGCTTTAA
- the dexB gene encoding glucan 1,6-alpha-glucosidase DexB, with the protein MEKHWWHKATVYQIYPKSFKDSNGDGVGDLQGIISKLDYLQKLGVTALWLSPVYQSPMDDNGYDISDYEGIADIFGSMADMDELLDQANQRNIKIVMDLVVNHTSDEHAWFIEARENPTSPERDFYIWRDQPNDLQSIFGGSAWQYDQKSGQYYLHFFSKKQPDLNWENDQLRQKIYDMMNFWIAKGIGGFRMDVIDMIGKIPDQGISTNGPKLHDYLKEMNAATFGQHDLMTVGETWGASPEIAKQYSNPDHQELSMVFQFEHIGLQHQPNAPKWDYAKELDVPALKAIFNKWQTDLELGQGWNSLFWNNHDLPRVLSIWGDTGSYRVKSAKALAILLHLMRGTPYIYQGEEIGMTNYPFAGLEEINDIESLNFAHEALEEGQSLDAIMDSIRMIGRDNARTPMQWDSSHQAGFSSADKTWLPVNPNYETINVQAALADPDSIFYTYQKLIKLRKDNEWLIDADFELLETADKVFAYKRSWGSESYLIVTNFSGQTQDFSWPDSFKESLITNTDVAKALSDRKLQPWDAFCLKLTD; encoded by the coding sequence ATGGAAAAACATTGGTGGCACAAGGCAACCGTCTATCAGATTTATCCCAAGTCCTTTAAAGACTCTAATGGCGATGGGGTCGGTGACCTGCAAGGTATCATCAGTAAATTGGATTACCTGCAAAAGCTTGGCGTAACAGCTCTATGGCTCTCTCCTGTTTACCAGAGTCCCATGGATGACAATGGCTATGATATTTCTGATTACGAGGGCATTGCCGACATCTTTGGTAGTATGGCTGACATGGACGAGCTACTTGACCAGGCCAATCAACGAAATATCAAGATTGTTATGGACCTAGTGGTCAACCATACGTCAGATGAACATGCTTGGTTTATTGAAGCCAGGGAGAATCCCACTAGCCCAGAGCGAGATTTCTACATCTGGCGGGATCAGCCCAATGATTTGCAGTCTATTTTTGGAGGTTCAGCCTGGCAGTATGACCAGAAATCGGGACAATATTACCTCCACTTTTTCAGCAAGAAGCAGCCCGATTTGAATTGGGAAAATGACCAGCTCCGCCAGAAGATTTATGACATGATGAATTTCTGGATTGCCAAAGGCATCGGTGGATTCCGCATGGATGTTATCGATATGATTGGCAAAATCCCTGACCAAGGGATTTCCACTAATGGCCCCAAGTTGCATGATTACCTAAAAGAAATGAATGCAGCCACTTTTGGTCAGCATGACCTGATGACTGTGGGGGAAACTTGGGGAGCCAGTCCTGAGATTGCCAAGCAGTATTCTAATCCAGACCATCAGGAGCTGTCTATGGTCTTCCAATTTGAACATATTGGTCTCCAACATCAACCGAATGCTCCTAAGTGGGACTATGCCAAGGAGCTGGATGTACCTGCTCTCAAGGCCATTTTTAACAAGTGGCAGACTGACTTGGAGCTGGGTCAGGGCTGGAATTCCCTATTCTGGAACAACCATGACCTGCCTCGGGTTCTCTCGATCTGGGGCGACACAGGAAGCTACCGAGTCAAATCAGCTAAGGCCTTGGCTATTTTGCTCCATCTCATGCGAGGGACGCCTTACATCTATCAGGGCGAGGAAATCGGCATGACCAACTATCCTTTTGCTGGCCTTGAGGAAATCAACGACATTGAGTCCTTGAATTTTGCACACGAGGCTTTGGAAGAAGGCCAAAGCCTAGATGCCATCATGGATAGCATCCGAATGATTGGCCGAGACAATGCTAGAACACCTATGCAGTGGGACAGCTCTCATCAAGCTGGTTTCTCAAGTGCAGACAAGACCTGGCTTCCTGTAAATCCCAATTATGAAACCATCAATGTCCAAGCTGCTCTAGCAGACCCTGACTCCATTTTCTATACCTATCAGAAGTTGATTAAGCTCCGTAAGGACAATGAATGGTTGATTGATGCTGATTTTGAGCTTCTAGAAACAGCCGATAAGGTCTTTGCCTATAAGCGTAGCTGGGGCTCAGAAAGCTATCTGATTGTGACCAATTTCTCTGGCCAAACGCA
- a CDS encoding aldo/keto reductase, translating to MVKRTNHQTPKITVGTWSWGVGGFAGGDAVFGNQLDTQDLQEVFNQAIASGLNLFDTAYAYANGQSERILGELIAQVGRDKVLISDKFTPGMQNDEVENPVIEMLEGSLERLGTDFIDIYWIHNAADVERWTPLLVDSVKTGKIGRIGVSNHSLAQVKRVQEILAPAGLKISAVQNHFSLLYRTSIDDGLLDYCLENDIQFFSYMVLEQGALSGKYDENHLLPADSNRGKTYNPLFPALKDLLAGLKEIADKYHDSPAQIATAWAIDKGTTPILGMTKVAQVEDAAQVSAIQLNQEEVDHLENLATASGVDTKGGWEGQA from the coding sequence ATAGTAAAAAGGACAAATCATCAAACGCCGAAGATTACAGTTGGGACCTGGTCCTGGGGAGTCGGTGGTTTCGCCGGTGGTGATGCCGTTTTTGGCAATCAATTAGACACCCAAGACCTGCAAGAGGTCTTCAATCAGGCAATCGCTTCAGGCCTCAATCTCTTTGATACGGCTTATGCCTATGCCAATGGCCAATCGGAAAGAATCTTGGGAGAGTTAATCGCCCAAGTCGGTCGGGATAAGGTCTTAATTTCTGATAAATTTACGCCTGGTATGCAAAACGATGAGGTAGAAAATCCTGTCATTGAGATGCTGGAGGGTTCCTTGGAACGTTTAGGGACCGATTTTATTGATATTTACTGGATTCATAATGCAGCTGATGTTGAGCGCTGGACACCCCTTTTGGTAGATTCGGTTAAGACTGGTAAAATTGGTCGGATTGGGGTTTCTAATCACAGTCTGGCTCAGGTCAAACGGGTTCAGGAAATTCTAGCACCTGCTGGTCTCAAAATTTCAGCTGTGCAAAACCATTTCAGCCTCCTTTATCGGACATCCATTGATGATGGCCTTCTGGACTACTGTCTGGAAAATGACATCCAATTCTTTTCCTACATGGTCTTGGAACAAGGGGCCCTTTCTGGTAAATACGATGAAAATCACCTTCTACCAGCTGATTCTAACCGTGGTAAAACCTACAATCCCCTCTTTCCAGCTCTAAAAGACCTCCTAGCTGGCTTAAAAGAGATTGCTGACAAGTACCATGACTCTCCAGCTCAAATTGCGACAGCCTGGGCCATTGATAAGGGGACAACCCCAATCTTAGGGATGACTAAGGTTGCTCAAGTGGAAGATGCAGCTCAAGTCTCGGCCATTCAGTTGAACCAGGAAGAAGTCGACCACTTGGAAAACCTGGCTACAGCATCAGGAGTTGACACCAAAGGTGGCTGGGAAGGCCAAGCCTAG
- a CDS encoding sugar O-acetyltransferase, translating into MSQKDKQHKEELYLPMDAAIIEEQTACLEKLYDFNQTRHCEVSKRQALLKEMFAEIGEHCYIDPPFHSNWAGHHVHFGYGVYANFNLTLVDDTHIYVGDRTMVGPNVTIATAGHPILPQLRRQGYQYNSPVRIGQNCWLGANVTVLPGVTIGDNTVVGAGSLVTKDLPANVVAVGSPCRVL; encoded by the coding sequence ATGTCCCAAAAAGACAAACAACACAAAGAAGAACTCTATCTGCCTATGGATGCAGCCATCATAGAGGAACAGACGGCCTGTTTAGAGAAGCTCTATGATTTCAATCAGACCCGCCATTGCGAAGTTTCTAAACGACAAGCCCTCTTAAAAGAAATGTTTGCTGAAATCGGAGAGCACTGCTATATCGACCCCCCTTTTCATTCTAATTGGGCTGGGCACCATGTCCATTTTGGTTATGGGGTCTATGCCAACTTTAATCTGACCTTGGTGGATGATACCCATATTTATGTTGGCGACCGCACCATGGTTGGTCCCAATGTGACCATAGCGACAGCAGGTCATCCAATTTTACCCCAGCTTCGACGCCAGGGCTACCAGTACAACAGTCCAGTTCGGATTGGTCAGAACTGTTGGCTAGGCGCTAATGTGACCGTCCTGCCTGGTGTTACCATTGGGGATAATACGGTTGTCGGGGCTGGTAGTCTGGTGACTAAGGATTTGCCAGCCAATGTTGTGGCTGTCGGCAGTCCCTGTCGAGTCCTTTGA